A genomic region of Arachis stenosperma cultivar V10309 chromosome 9, arast.V10309.gnm1.PFL2, whole genome shotgun sequence contains the following coding sequences:
- the LOC130948862 gene encoding F-box/kelch-repeat protein At3g23880-like: MTQPSDYEKRNRKRLRVTRNHLKRLLPSTVTPSEPLSVLPDELIREILLRLPARSLLRFQSVCSSWRTLISSSQFANDHVRLIAADPSFSYPRVVYHGCWFYKYKKFGDFSVRSLFENPSQPTEVVRFGGKSSHEIIGSCNGLLCLQDITDMDNCIMMWNPCIGLTSQPLKIRGLIGVCGFGYDHVNDEYKFVAVVDQIHKQEPLRFETRIYTFCPNPLRRIIQDTAFKRIIGDGKGVFVPGTATLNWIHWHGLVLSLDLVKETCSEFSLPLNLKAPENKSFICPHLCVLKNCLAFCCSHEKTYWSVWLLKEYGMPQSWTRLATIHCHSLLTGAELHPLYIWGNTLLMAVASTSKIVLYNLDDGGLEFPLLKPTPADVSMGLWFYIYHESLVSPSYRCLRSSSSQIWFIKP; the protein is encoded by the coding sequence ATGACGCAGCCTAGTGATTATGAGAAGAGGAACAGGAAGCGTTTGAGAGTCACCAGAAACCACCTGAAACGGCTTCTGCCTTCAACGGTAACGCCATCGGAGCCGCTTTCAGTCCTTCCGGATGAACTCATCAGAGAAATATTGCTGAGGCTTCCGGCGAGGTCGCTGCTTAGGTTTCAAAGTGTGTGCAGTTCATGGAGAACCTTAATTTCCAGCTCCCAGTTCGCCAACGATCATGTTCGTTTAATCGCGGCTGATCCAAGTTTTAGCTATCCACGAGTTGTTTATCATGGTTGTTGGTTCTACAAATACAAAAAATTCGGAGATTTCTCGGTACGATCTTTGTTCGAGAACCCTTCCCAACCTACTGAAGTCGTTCGCTTCGGGGGAAAAAGTAGCCAcgaaattattggctcttgcaACGGATTGTTGTGCTTGCAAGACATTACTGACATGGATAACTGTATCATGATGTGGAATCCCTGTATTGGATTGACATCCCAACCGCTGAAAATTCGGGGTTTGATAGGAGTTTGCGGCTTCGGATATGATCATGTAAATGACGAGTACAAGTTTGTTGCGGTTGTAGATCAGATACATAAACAGGAACCGCTTAGATTTGAAACCAGAATTTATACATTTTGTCCAAACCCTTTGAGGAGAATCATTCAAGATACGGCGTTTAAAAGGATAATTGGTGATGGTAAAGGGGTATTTGTGCCTGGCACCGCCACTCTTAATTGGATTCATTGGCATGGCTTGGTTCTTTCCCTTGACTTGGTGAAGGAGACTTGTAGTGAGTTTTCTCTGCCCCTCAACCTCAAGGCTCCGGAAAATAAATCCTTCATCTGCCCACACTTGTGTGTGCTAAAGAACTGCCTTGCATTTTGTTGCAGCCATGAGAAAACTTATTGGTCTGTGTGGCTGCTGAAGGAATATGGAATGCCTCAATCTTGGACTAGATTAGCCACCATCCACTGTCACTCACTGCTTACTGGTGCTGAGTTACATCCATTATATATCTGGGGAAATACTCTTCTTATGGCGGTGGCATCAACTTCAAAGATAGTTTTGTATAACTTGGATGATGGCGGCTTAGAATTTCCTCTACTGAAACCTACTCCTGCAGATGTCTCAATGGGATTGTGGTTCTATATTTATCATGAAAGCTTAGTTTCACCATCATATCGTTGCCTTCGAAGTAGCTCGTCCCAAATTTGGTTTATCAAACCATAG
- the LOC130948633 gene encoding pleiotropic drug resistance protein 3-like isoform X2, which produces MNKFVPQRTAIYINQNDVHIGEMTVRETLAFSAKVSRGWFKIRCFSFLSTKLKAQISLLKAQKRLKVINSSSFDTRKNQVHFFYELWLLLRYQGHEIAVPVRENHQAVLHSQAFPFAL; this is translated from the exons ATGAATAAGTTTGTACCTCAAAGAACTGCAATATACATTAACCAGAATGATGTTCATATTGGAGAAATGACTGTGAGGGAAACCTTGGCTTTCTCAGCAAAGGTGTCAAGGGGTTGGTTCAAGATTCG TTGTTTCTCCTTCTTGTCCACCAAACTGAAAGCACAGATTTCTCTCCTGAAAGCGCAGAAG AGGTTGAAGGTTATTAATTCAAGTTCTTTTGATACAAGAAAAAACCAGGTTCATTTCTTTTATGAACTTTGGTTGTTGCTTCGGTACCAAG GCCATGAAATTGCAGTGCCAGTGAGGGAGAACCATCAAGCAGTGCTGCACAGTCAAgcatttccttttgctttgtaA